The Physeter macrocephalus isolate SW-GA chromosome 17, ASM283717v5, whole genome shotgun sequence nucleotide sequence GATGCACCAACAGGACTCCCAGCCTCCCCTCTTTCCTTGTCCCCAAACCCATTTCCTGGCCAACTGGGACAGGGGCCTTATTTGCTCAAGACCATTCCCAGCTCTCCTTTGCCCTCAGAATGAAGTCTAAGAGGGCACATGTGGCAAACTTAGCTCTGCGTTAACAGAGCCAGACTTCGGGCTCTGGTACGCTTGATTTTGAATCTTGGGGCTGGTCCGAGATTCAAACTTAAGTGAACCTGAGTCTGAGACCTTGAACAATTTTCCTAGCCTCcggaagcctcagtttccttgaatGTAGAATAGTAATGATGATACCCACTACAAAGGGCTATTGTGAGGCTTCTGCACCCCAACCCAGGGCTTGGGACAGAGCAAGAGTTTTGGAGGCCAGTGCATGGAGGGAAGATTGAGGATGAGGTAGGAGGGGTCGGCTGCCAGAACTAGGGAAGATGATGAGACCAGTTTGGGACATGCTGAGTGTAAGGGGCCTATGGGTGTCCACGGGAGGCATCTGGGGGCAGCCGGACATGTGGGCCTGGAGTTAAGAGCAAGGCCTTGGCTGGAAAGAAGCGTGGGAGTCGCCAATATGTGAGTAGGAAGATGAACTCGTGGTGGGGGAGGGACTGAGCATGAGGCTTCCACAGCCAGAGGTTCACCCACAGGGAAGAGAAGCTTGTGAAGGAGGCTGAGAGGGAGAGccagagaggtaggaggaaacCCAGCAGCAGTGGTTTTGCAGGTGCCAAAGGGAGAAAGGGCCTGGGGTACTGAGGAGTTAACTGAGAGCAGAGGTGTCTCCATGGTATGTGAGGACTAGGATGTCATTCACTGGCGACCCTTGGCGTGGTCAGGAGTGGGAGCTGACTCAGAGCtagagtggggagaggagagtggaGATGGTGACTATAGACAGTTTTCGAGAAATGCGGCTGAGAAGGGTGGCGGGGAGCATGAGAACAATGCTTGGGGGAAGGGATATAGGACTGAGTGAGAGAAGTTCTTTACTGCGATTGCcagagggagaggccagagcCGAGCCAGCATGCATGCTGCTGGGAGGGAGCCAGTGGTTAGTTACGACAGCCacggtgcccagcacagggcccggCATgaagtaggaactcaataaaagTTTGCTCCCTGTGAGGACGGGGAGGGATGGGGTCTGGAACTTGGGTGGAGAGATTGGCCATTGGCAGGAAGAGGCTCCCCTCTGCCATTGTGCCGGGAGGGGGGAGTGATGGGGTGCCAGGGGGTAAGCAGAATACAAGGCAGGGCCTCCTTGGGACTCTGCTGCCTCTGAACCTGAAGATGAGCTCGTGGTGGGGGAGGGACTGAGCGTGAGGCTTCCACAGCCTGaccacagaggaaggaagaagaggcgATAAGTGAGTGCTTGGCTCCAGAAACCTGGTGTGCTCAGGGAACAGAACATGAGCTCTTAGAGACTGCCACTTGGCACGCCCCATCCTGGATTTCTGTTCCTACCATCCTCAGGTCCAGCGGTCACCTTCCCGGTACCCCTTTCAGAGCCATGCCCTCCCCCAAAGGCCAGCAGATGGGGCCAGTGAGCCGCCGGGCTCGGCGGGAACAGGCCGGAGCCAGCCTGCCAGGCCCCCACCACCGCACGGCCCTCCAGAGCCTGGGgcacgggggggtggggggcggagggggtTGGCTCACCAGGTTTCTGACTCGAGGGGTGGCGAGGGGTGAGACTAAGGACGAAGGAAAACTACGGGTTGAGGGCTTAGGGGTGGGGTGGCTCAGGGGCTCCTCTCCTTCCGCTTGCCCTTCATTCCTCGGCCCCTGCCAGGCCCGGCCTTATCTGCTGGGGCTCCTGCcgtctgcccccacccccttcccttctcttccctggaGGACCCTGCCAGCCCAGCTCTTGGTTCTGGCAGAGGCTGGTTCTCTGCCCTTGGGCAGCCACAGCCTGGCACCAGGCCTCAGACAGGGCTGGGCCAGCCCCTCCCAGTCATAACTGCCTGAACCACCTTCTTTCTACTTCCAGAATGTCTCCACCTGATGAGAGGTAAGGGGTCAACGGCTGAGGAGGTCACAGGGGGCTGGCGCATAGATCCTGGGAAGGAGGCCTGACCGCCTAGCCTCCTGGCCGCCGGGCCTAGGAAGTAGGATGAATTTCTGGAGGGGTGGgttaaataaaaatgtgacaGATCATCCAGTTCCACGAGACCCAAACCATGCAAGACTGATATTTCTGTCTAAGGTGACTCAGTGTCCCAGAAGCTGAACAGGCAACACCTCCAGCCCATCCTAGCCATCCTATACTCCACAACCAAAGACAATTCCCTACATCCCCACTCAGCAAGTCTCTCCCCCCATCGTGGGCTTCCCAATGAGTCAGGATCCTTCATGTTTCCTCCCCAGGACAGTGTAAGATCTTGTTTCTCAGACTCTGTTTTCACCTTGCTTTCCCACTTCCACCTCCCTACCCTTTGACTCCTGCTCTGGCAAGCATTGGCACTACCTGTGTGGCCTTGACCTTGAAAGCTGCCTGGgacccctcttcctctcctctacaTCCCCTCTGCAGTCCCAAGGGGAAGCCCTTAATGGTCTGAAGCTGTAGAAACCACAGCCAGACTCTCAGGAGGACAACtagagctgggaggggagggtccCACCAACCCAGGGTCTACAGCTCAGATCAGGAGGCCAGGTCAAGGGTGCTGTGTCCACCTCTGAGACTGAGACACAGATTCAGGACAACAGGAGTCAGCAGGTTTTGGAGAGTGAATGTTTCCCTGAGTTTCCAGAGAATGGACCCAGACCAAGGGAGtcactgaaaacacacacaacacacacacaaacacacacacacacacacacgtacttaCATGCACATACAGGGTTATGGCACAGGGAGAGACATGTCATTTGTGTATGGACAAGCTATGGAGCCCACGGACACGAGTGTACACAAATACAGGCATACACAGGCACACAAGGTCATGTACCCAAAGTCAggcacacacaccctccccaggCAAGTCCTGCCTCCCTGGGCCAGGGCTAGCTTGTAATCTGTACTTACAGGAGGAGGAATAGGTGGAAGCACAGAAGTGGCTCTGGGAAGGACATGGGTCCTTCACCTTCCCCTTAAGTGGGTCTGACTCCCAGCCCATCCCTGAGGCTCCCCCGGCTCATCAGGGGGCCATGCCTGTATGGCAGAGAAGGCTTTGGAGGAAGCATTGCCTTGAAGCCCTGGCACAGAGGCTGAGCATCTGAGATAGAGAATGGGCAACAGGATTGGGAGGGGTCCATGACCTCCGAGGACCTAGTGCGGGCATGGATGAAGCACTGGGCAAGGGTTCATAAGAAGCAGGGACCCCTCTGCCATGGGCTGACCTACTGATCTCAGCACAGGACCTGGCAGCAAGGTACTGGCACCAACTCCTAGTGCCTGCAGAGTCTGGCATGGATGCCAAGCACAGGGTGCCAGACACCGGGGTGGGCAAGGTGGGGGGCCATTAGGCCCCGCATCAACACAGAACTTCATACACACAGGCAGGGAAATGCACCCACATTCACTTATTTTATACCCTGGGGAATCCTAAGAGCAGGGCAGGGATCACCCTGTCCTAGAGGCTGCCCTCACTGACTCCCCAGGTGTCCCCATTGGCCTGGCTCTTGGAGTCCCTGGGGTTGGAGGGTGGGCTGGAGTTAATGGGAGGCCTAGATGCTTCCTCAGAACTGCGCCTCCACATACCCGCGCCCACACATATACACTTGtgtggcaggaggaggaggggttgcTGCATCCCCAGGGCTGGAAagtggaaggaagggggaaggcgGGGTAGAGACTCCCGCGAACCCGGTCGgtcaccctcctccccccagccccctgccccaaaTCGGTCGGTGGCCACGGGTAGCTTAGGTGTGAGAGCACGTCAGGGCGTGTGTGCTAGGCACCTGCAGTGGCGCAGGGCGTCGGAGTACGTTACGTGTGCCGGCGTTGGCCGCGGCTGCCTGGCGAGGGCGAGCTGGTTGCCCGCGGTGTTCCGGCAAGCCCGGCGACCGCGGCGGTGCTGTCAGTGTGGGGAACTTGGATGGATGTTGCACGTGTCCTCAGGCGTCCCGAGCAAGTGTGAGCTGTGGCTGTGCTCACCTGGGAGCCGCGGCTCAGCCGCCGAGGGCGCGCGTGTCGGGGCGCAGGAGTGAGCGGATGCGGGGCACTAGGGCTAGACCGACCGGACCTCTCCCGGGCGCGGCGGGTGGCGAGGCGGCTGCTCCTTGAGCAGCAACTTTGGGACTCGGTTCCGGCTTCTTCGAAAGCGGATCTGGCCTcgggggcggggcagagggcGGGAGGTAGAGGTGGGGTCACCTGCCGGGCAGGGGGTGCGAGGAGAGAAGTAAAGGaaagcccctccccttccccgcctCCGCTCCGccctcgcccccgcccccggggctcTTTATAAACTCGGCCCGAGGGCTAACAGAGAAAGCGAGTATCTCTCCCGCCCCTGGCTGCTGTTCTGCACCACCCCGCGCCCCGGCCCCGAGTCCAAATCCCGGCTCTCCAGCCCGGCCCCTGCCCCGCCCTGGCCCAGCCCGGCCCGGCCGCCATGGAGAGCTGGCCCTGGCCGTCGGGCGGCGCCTGGCTGCTTGTGGCGGCCCGTgcgctgctgcagctgctgcgcGCGGACCTGCGTCTGGGCCGCCCGCTGCTGGCGGCGCTGACGCTGCTGGCCGCGCTCGACTGGCTGTGCCAGCGCCTGCTGCCCCCGCTGGCCGCACTTGCCGTGTTGGCCGCCACCGGCTGGATCGTGTTGTCCCGCCTGGCGCGCCGGCAGCGCCTGCCCGTGGCGACTCGCGCGGTGCTCATCACCGGTGAGTGCGCGGGGCGCGGAGCGCGGGGATTCCAGGTTCGAGGGCGGGACCGGACACTCAGAGGGCTCCCCGTGGGCATGCCAAGGCAAGGCGGGACCCCTAGCCCAGGAGTGGGGGAGTCCCTCTCCCCTGGGTGCAGGGAACCAGCCAAGTAGGAAGAGCAGGGCACCTCCCCAAGTCCGGGTTAACTACCTGTGGCTTCGGGGAGTGTTGGAGGGAAAAATGAGGCAGGGAGCGGGCAGGTGCGCAGGGGAAACTTGTAGCTAAGAAAGAAGGAGCCTTCTGGAGTTTGGGGTTTATGCTATGTCCCTGTCCAAGAGAGCAGTCTTCGGACAGAGGACACTGCTCTGAGGGACTTCAGAGGATGGTCACCCTTTGAACTCTGCCTAACATCCCCACGTGGGAGGTCCCatcttctcttccctgggattaGAGGAATAGGCTTAGATGAAGAGTTGGGACCCCCAATTGGCTGGGCTCCTTGGAGTCCAGAAAAGCTTGAGGTCATCATGAGGGACAGCTGGGCATTCAGCTGCCTCTCAGATCCCACCACCCAAACCTAAATTGCTGAAGTAGCTGTCCAGAGTCTGCACCCAGCACGCCACCACCATTCCTCCTGGTCCTCTGTGCCCAGGAAGGAGGTGAGGTCTTGGAGAGCTGGGCTCAGGTGCCTCTGGTCACCTGGCTGAGCTCTCTTTGTGTGGAGCAAGGAATAAATCTGTCatcagaaggagggaagggggagctgaggcccagcctgaagtggggagggggagaaaggccAGTGGGCACTGGCTCCATTGTATGCGGGAGGGGCAGCCCCGTCTCTCCCCGAACCCCCATGGCTTTGGACAGGTGCTCAGGGCTCTGCCCTTGCattgggcctgggctgggggcagccaCTGGCTGACTGGCTTCTCAGAGACCTCAGTCTAGCAGGGGGCCCTGCATGATCAGATGGAGCTGGAAGAACTTCCCAGAGGAGGCCATCCTTGAGCTGGGCCTCAGAGGATGGGTGGAGATAGGTGGAGTGTGGAAGGTGTTTTGGATCAGACAAAGGGTGTGGGATAGAAGCTTGAGGCAGGAATGAGCATGGCCTGGGCAGGGGACAGTCAGTAACCAGTCTGGCTGCTGAGATGTGGTGGGATATGAGGTTGTTTCCTTGGAAGGGGCCTTGAATGCCTGGCAAGAAGCCAGCACGTACTGAGGCAGGGTGAAGGTGGCATGAGGGTTTGGGCTTCCGTTAAGATGGTGGAGACAGAGCAGGGCTCAGGCTGGATGGGAGAGACCTTAGTTCAGGGTGGAGTGTGAAGTTTCAAGGGACCCCAGTTTTAGTGGTTTAAGGAAGGAGAGATGACCTCCTGGTATGAAGCAGGGAGCTTCTTCCCCCAGGGATGAGGCAGCTCCCCTCCTGGCTTCTAATTAATGAGTTATCTCAACAGGACCCAGGCCATCTGCAGATACTAGTGACCCAGGCAGTCTTTCCTGGGATCTCACCCCAGGCCTTTGTGCTGCCGCTGTTACATCTCCTAGCCTCGAGCCTGAGAGTGAGGTGAGAGGAGGGACGCCTTCTGTGACTTGGGCTTCCCTCAGCTCTGGTTGCAAAGCCCcatgagggaggaggggaagaagacTGCCCAGCCCACCCCCTGTAAGCATCAAGAGCAGGCCTCCAATTTTCCCAATGCCCCCAAACTCTGGGGTTTCTTCTCTCACCACTGACTGCAAGACAAGTAGGTGACCAGGCCCTGCCTCACCTGCTAGGAACGCTGTGTCTTGAGGCTGCCAGAGCTGCCACCCACCCCTCCCTGAGAATGCTCCTGAGAACCGCTGGCCAAGGCTACTTGGGGAGCTCAGCCCTGGGGTCAGGGTTTGGGTTGAGTGGCTGGGTGCCTTGTGTGCACAGCTGTGCACTGCTGGGGTCTCATGGGAGTGAGCCCATTGTTGTTCACGGCTCACTGCACGTAGGTTGGAGTTATGTGCAGGTATCCAAATGTGTGTGCAGGTGAGCAAGAGGGTTTGAAAGGCTTGAGTGACTGTGTTGGGACCGCAGAGCTGAGGTTCTggaaggcctcagtttccctgtgaAGGGCCTGTCTGCTCTGGGcgctcactcccctcccccagacagACTTGCCCAGGAAATACCCCTCAGCTGGGGCTGGCTGGTGGGTCCCCAGCCACACAAAGCCCAGCTTGCAGCCCCCTGCCTAGCGTTGTTCTCTGCCTCAACAGAGGGGACAGGGCTGAAATGGGGGGGAACTGGTTGTGCAGAACCACTTTGCAGCTTCTGCTCAGCAAGACCACCATGGGGGCAGGCTCCAGAGAGCCTCCTCCCTCACTGCTCCCAGCCCTGGTTGGCCACCCGTGGAGCCGGATTGGAATGGGAACAATCAAGGAAGCAGGGGTTTATCGGACCCACTCGCTGGCTCCGCCTGGTGGTTCATCTCTCTACATACCAAAGACGGGAAATTAGGCCTCCAAGAGTGGTAACTGACCTCAGGTCACACTTGGTGGGCGTGGGAAGGGATTCTAACACAGATCTGTTCTTATCTTCATCCATTGTGCCCCTGTCCTGGGGGCAAGCGGTCTGGGGCTCAGAGAATGCTCCAGTGTTGCCACTGATTGGAATTCCAAGGGTGGTGGTCAGGGGTGAAGTGCGGATGGGCCTCCAACTTGCCTAGAGCCAGGAATAATAGTAGAGGGTGTTGAGGCTGGGAAGGAAGGTGGATCTCAGGTTGTACAGGGTCTGGATGATGGGAATAGAGGACTTCGGCTTCATCCTAAGGGCTGTGGGGAGCCTTGGAGAGGTTTTCAGCAGCAGAGGGATATTGTCATTTTTGGaaggatccctctggctgcttAGGTAGAGAATGGATCCAAGGGGGCAAGATGGGACAGCACTACAAAAGGGGGCTGCTTCAGTGTCCAGGTAAGAGGAAGAAGCCTGGGCAAAGGCagtgagaaaggaagggaggctgTGCAGTAATACTGCACGTGCGAGCTGAGGCCTGATATCTACCAGACAGAAGGACATCAGAGCTGGGACTGGGTCTCAGCTGGGACTGGCTGACCTGCAATAGAGTCCTGACCTTACTATATGCTGGCTGAGTGACTTTGGGAAGCAACTTAGCATTActaggactcagtttcctcatctgtaaagtggggatcaTAAGCCACGTTTGATGGGGTAGCTATGAGTCGTCAGGGAGATGACAGTTGTGAAAGAGTTGGTACTCAGGTGCTCAGCCAGAGGGGCAAAGCCTGCCAGAGATGGGCttaggaaaagaagggagggcTGCTGACTGCTGGTACGTTGGGTGTCAGAGGCCTGGATCCCATCCAGACCGTGGTGACCCTGGGGTTGTCTCAGGCCGGACTGGGCCACAGTGGGAGTTCACTGGCTGTCCTTCCCTGGCCAGGCTGTGACTCTGGTTTTGGCAAGGCGACGGCCAAGAATCTGGACGCGCTGGGCTTCACAGTGCTGGCCACCGTGTTGGATTTGAACAGCCCTGGTGCCCTAGAGCTGCGTGCCTGCTGTTCTCCTCGTTTAAAGCTGCTACAGATGGACCTGACCAAGCCAGCAGACATTAGCCGCGTGCTGGAGTTCACCAAGGCCCATACCGCCAGCACTGGTCAGTAGGCTCAGCTCCGCCAGGAGAGGGCGCGGCTGGACAGGTGTGAGGGGGCAGGGATTGGAGGTCTGCCGCCGAGCTGACCCTCAGCTTCCCTCCTGGCTCCATGCCTTCAGGTCTGTGGGGCTTGGTCAACAATGCGGGTCAGAACATCCTCGTGGGAGATGCGGAGCTGTCTCCAGTGTCCACGTTCCGCAGCTGCATGGAGGTGAACTTCTTCGGTACACTTGAGATGACCAAGGGCCTCTTGCCACTGCTGCGCCATTCCAGCGGTCGCATCGTGACTGTGAGCAGCCCGGCAGGTGAGGGTCCTCCCACACCGGAGCAGAAAATGTGCCCCTGCAGGGCGGGGAGAGATGCTGCAGCCCCTGACCCAGGCTGAGCTGCccactcccaatccatccccagGAGACATGCCATTTCCATGCTTGGCTGCCTATGGGACCTCCAAAGCAGCTGTCGCGTTGCTCATGGACACGTTCAGTTGTGAACTTCTGCCCTGGGGCGTCAAGGTCAGCGTCATCCAGCCTGCCTGCTTCAAGACAGGTGAGGTTCAGGGATTTGGGGCTGGGGCCTGTGTGGTGtagtgggggagagggggaaggtggggtgggtgTGGTCTTCTCTGGAGTGGGGTTGGGTCTGAGGAAAGGGCGTGGCTTTGGCTGGGGGCGGGTCTCAGGTTGTGAGTTAGAGA carries:
- the HSD11B2 gene encoding 11-beta-hydroxysteroid dehydrogenase type 2; its protein translation is MESWPWPSGGAWLLVAARALLQLLRADLRLGRPLLAALTLLAALDWLCQRLLPPLAALAVLAATGWIVLSRLARRQRLPVATRAVLITGCDSGFGKATAKNLDALGFTVLATVLDLNSPGALELRACCSPRLKLLQMDLTKPADISRVLEFTKAHTASTGLWGLVNNAGQNILVGDAELSPVSTFRSCMEVNFFGTLEMTKGLLPLLRHSSGRIVTVSSPAGDMPFPCLAAYGTSKAAVALLMDTFSCELLPWGVKVSVIQPACFKTEAVKDMDQWEERKQQLLANLPRELLQAYGEDYIEHLNGQFLHCLSQALPDLSPVVDAITDALLAAQPRRRYYPGHGLGLMYFIHYYLPEGLRRRFLQSFFISPYVPRALRPGQPGLTSARDVAQDPGPKPGPSPTAQ